The nucleotide window CACTGTAAGGACACTGGACTGTGAGGACACAGGGGACTGAGAGGACACATGTGACTGAGAGGACACTGTGAGGACACAGGGGACTGAGAGGGCTCTGTAAGGACACTGGACTGTGAGGACACAGGGGACTGAGAGGGCTCTGTAAGGACACTGGACTGTGAGGACACAGGGGACATTAGGACCATCCTGTTGGTTTCTGGTTCTCCGTCCTGAACTTCTCATATTGACACATTCTGCTTTTCTTGGTTCAAACTGTCATGTTTGTATTTCTATCTTTTCTCGTTCACCTGGtcacacacattcttacagagcatctatttgcagcactttgtttcaTGAGGGGCGGTTTGGGGTTCAGgttcttgcccaaggacacttctgcaaGCAGATGGAGAAGACTGGGGATCGGACGGCCGACCTCCTGGTCGGaagacgaccgctctacccctgaGCCATAGACGCCAGTTTAGTTTCACTTCAGGATCAAAGTCAAATGTGAaaaagtttctgtttcctcttctgactTCTCTGATTTtcacttcttcctctttgtgttgACATAACCAACCGATTGGTCAGTGAACTGTCAGTGCCCgtcagagggggaggagcctgagGCTGAAACAGGTAGTGACAGGACAGACTTCCTTctcagaaacagacagagacagaccgTGTCGGGTAGAGTGTCCATTGTGTGCTAGTGTGTACTCATCGCTTAGTGTGTATCTCGCACTAGTGAATACTCATATTACTGTAGTAATCGGATTACTCATCATGGACTCCGTGAGCGAGGACGACTTCTGTTGGCTCCAGTTGGATGATTTCAGGATGTTGCTCATCAAGACAATCGAGCCTTCAAGAATCACCCCGTACCTCCGACAGTGTCAGgtaactcctcctcctctcctcaacTGACCCTGCTCCtccgctctgattggttgttttgtgttgactgTTGTCAGGTCATCTgtgctgaggatgaggagcagcttTTCAATGATCCCGCCCTCGTCATCAGGAGGAGGAAAGTTGGTAAGAGATGAATCATGTGCTGCTGTGAGAAGTAGAACCTTCTCCCAgaggatagggttagggttagtagtgTGAACTGTTCCCTCAGACGAGgggttctgggtctggatcaaactgagcCATGGTTTGCAGACGGGGGGGTTACTGGGAGAATTAACTAATCCAGTCTAGAGGTAACAAATGCTCCTTTACAGGAGCCCTTCTGGACATCCTACAGAGgacaggggtcaaaggttacacAGCCTTCCTGGAGAGTCTGGAGCTGGATTATCCTCAACTGTACAGTCGAATAACTGGGAAGGAGCCGAACAAGACCTTCAGCATCCTCATCGGTCCGTCTGTCTTTtttagtctgtctgtctgtctgccttaCCCTCCATGTCTCAATTGTTCTAATGTCTCTTTAATGTagacacagcaggagaatctGGTCTGACTCAGTTCTTGATGTCGGAGCTCAGCcgcctgcagagggcgctgcaggaggagaggcgCCGCCGCCAAATGGCTTGCTCTGTCGCAAAGGAACAGGTGGGCAAAGAAACCACGTCACTCAGGAAGAGGTAGAGAAGGAGCTCACGAAGTTCTTTGCTAACTTGCTAAACCTTCATGTTTTGTCATGGCCACCAGGAGGCAtggtctcagcagcagcagctgagggacCAGGAGCTGAGGAAGCTGACGGAGCGGGTGCAGAAGGTCCGGGAGGAGCGCGAGCGGCTGAGCGTCGAGGTGAAGCAGCTCAGAGATCACAACTACAGTCTGATGGCCGACATCAACACGCTGAACCAGGAGAGGAGCAACGCCCTGCTGGCCAACAGAGACCTGCAGATAGAGGtgagctgacctctgacctcttatCACCCCTAGAGAGGgctgatgacctctgacctgtgtgtgtgtgtgtgtgcaggtggagcGTCTGAAGAACTCAGTGCTACAAGCTGAAGGTCAGACTCGACTGCTGAGACGACGAACACTGAGGCCACTGCAGGAGGTGAAGACTCTCCatcctgttcttcttctctaatacttcctccttcttcttcgtTCACTTCATTAGCGGTTGCAGCCAACAGAAATCAAccaacaaagaagaaagaagaagttcATTAATGCTTCAACTCACTTCTGCTTGTTCAAGTTCAACAGAAATCAAcagttttaaaacagttttaatttCTTACACCTCAACTGACTTCAGTTTCTTTCAGCCACAGAACATCACACTTATAATACTCACCAATAATATTTTGTCTTCAAATCTcagctgctgccccctgctggtgatcTCACTTCAGCTTCTTTCAGAAATCTTACTGAAAACTCACTGCTTTCATCTTCCAGACATCATCTGACACCGACTTTAGAAATGTCACattgaagagaaaagagaggagagagttgATACTGTACATGTTGGATCATGTGAGTAGCTCAGCGACTGACGTGTGGACCGGTGTGTTTTCAGAGCCGGAGTCTGGCTCTGTCCTCGGAGACGTTCTTCCATCCaaacagaggggaggagaagagggaggagagtaaagaggagaaaaccacggacaagaagaaggaggagaaggaaggagtcACTCCTCCTCAGATGAACCTCGTCACCACGGTGTTGAGGCTGAGACGAGatctccacagagcagaggacCAGAACTCTCGGGTCAGAACTACTTTCATTCCCTCTGCGCTGGCGACACCTAGTGGCCAGAGGATTTATGTTGTCTGGTCGTCAGTCCTATTCCTGTGAACACGATACCTCAAGAACGtctttcttcaaatttggtacaagcTTAAGTTAAAGTCaatgatgaactgattagattccggtggtcaaaggtcaaaggtcagtgacctcatatgaatCGTAACTAAAAGGAAGATGACTAAAATagctctgattggtggagacaATCAACCACAGGAGGTGACCTTAGATACAAATGTTGCTGAGAAAATTCTGTCACCTCAAGTTTTTTTcgaaggcttttattttgaaagagggggaggaagtgCTGAATTTGACAGAAACAAGGAAGTCTGTTTGTCTCCTGCAAACAACATATCTGATTATTAGGCTGAAGTAAATGTCCACATGTCTCACGTCTGATGTCGTAAGTAGAAGAGATGTCAGTGAGACCAGCGGTCAAGTGACGCTGGGTGAGTTTGTTTTCAGAGtctggaagagaaggaggaccTGGAGCTGTGCTGCACTCAGCTGAAGGGAGACACCAGGATGTACCGTCAacgaaacaaacaaaccctcagacagctggaggaggtgatCCGAGAGAGGGACAAGGTGAGGGGGGGCTGGATGCTGATTGACTGCaagtcacttcctgtccctgTTAAACCACAAGACCGCAGTAGGTTCTCCAGGTTCTGGTTCTCCAGTTCTCTGGTTGGAGTCTGCTCTTTTAGAACCATCTCTCTGATTGTTGCAGGCGCTGTCGTCGTGggcggagcagcaggaggaagtgcggctgctcctgcaggagaaggaTCATTACAGGGAGCAGGTCAGACAACTCACCGAGCAATCTGATGGGCTGGAGATCCTCCTGCTGAGGTCACAGGGGGAGGGGCTACAACGGAGCACATGCCTTCTGCAGGTGAGAAGGAGGATGTTGTGATTGGCTAATGCAGCTCACACTGACAAGTGTGTTAATGACAGCAGGTGTGGAATGTAATGATGATGTCACGATGATGTCACCCTGATGTCATGATGATGGCTGTCTCATTCAGTGGGAGAGGAGTGagagcagtgatgaagaggaggaaccgAGAGAGAAGACAGTAGAAGGTCATAGTTGTTTGTGAACTGTTATGTCCTCTCATGTAATCTGTTATTTGACTTGTTACGTCCTGTCACGTAAAGTGTTACGTCCTGTCACGTGACCTGTCacgtcctgtcatgtgacctgttacGTCCTGTCACGTGACCTGTtacctcctgtcatgtgacctgtcacGTCCTATCATGTtacctcctgtcatgtgacctgtcatgtgacctgtcacgtgacctgttacctcctgtcatgtgacctgtcacATCCTATCATGTtacctcctgtcatgtgacctgttacctcttgtcatgtgacctgttacctcctgtcatgtgacctgtcacGTCCTATCATGTtacctcctgtcatgtgacctgatacgtcctgtcatgtgacctgttacGTCCTGTCATGTAACCTGTCACATCCTATCATGTtacctcctgtcatgtgacctgttacctcctgtcatgtgacctgttacctcctgtcatgtgacctgtcacgtcctgtcatgtgacctgttacctcctgtcatgtgacctgtcacgtgacctgttacctcctgtcatgtgacctgtcacgtcctgtcatgtgacttgttacgtcctgtcatgtgacctgttacctcctgtcatgtgacctgtcacgtcctgtcatgtgacctgttacctcctgtcatgtgacctgtcacgtgacctgttacctcctgtcatgtgacctgtcacgtcctgtcatgtgacttgttacgtcctgtcatgtgacctgttacctcctgtcatgtgacctgtcacgtcctgtcatgtgacctgttacctcctgtcatgtgacctgtcacgtgacctgttacctcctgtcatgtgacctgtcacgtcctgtcatgtgacctgttacctcctgtcatgtgacctgttacctcctgtcatgtgacttgttacgtcctgtcatgtgacctgttacctcctgtcatgtgacctgtcacgtcctgtcatgtgacttgttacgtcctgtcatgtgacctgttacctcctgtcatgtgacctgtcacgtcctgtcatgtgacctgttacctcctgtcatgtgacctgtcacgtgacctgttacctcctgtcatgtgacctgtcacgtcctgtcatgtgacctgttacctcctgtcatgtgacctgttacctcctgtcatgtgacctgttacgtcctgtcatgtgacctgttacctcctgtcatgtgacctgtcacGTGACCTGTCACGTGACCTGTCACATCCTGTCACGTGAAGTGTTATGTCCTATCATGTtacctcctgtcatgtgactTGTTAagtcctgtcatgtgacctgttacctcctgtcatgtgacctgtcacGTCCTGTCACGTGACCTGTtacctcctgtcatgtgacctgtcacGTGACCTGTTACCTCCTCTCATGTGACCTGTTACCTCCTGTCATGTAATCTGTTATGTGTTACGTCCTGTCATGTGACTTGTTACGTCCTGTCATGTGAAGTGTTATGTCCTATCATGTtacctcctgtcatgtgacctgttacCTCCTGTCACGTGACCTGTCATGTCCTGTCACGTGACCTGTCATGTCCTGTCACGTGACCTGTTACCTCcagtcatgtgacctgtcacGTCCTGTCACGTGACCTGTCACGTCCTGTCACGTGACCTGTtacctcctgtcatgtgacctgtcacATCCTATCATGTTACCTCcagtcatgtgacctgtcacGTGACCTGTTACCTCCTGTCATGTAATTTGTTACGTGACGTGTTacgtcctgtcatgtgacctgttacGTCCTGTCACGTGAAGTGTTACGTCCTGTCATGTGACTAGTTACGTCCTATCATGTAACGTCCTGTCATGTGACTTTTTacgtcctgtcatgtgacctgtcacGTGAAGTGTTACGTCCTGTCAAGTGACCTGTAacgtcctgtcatgtgacctgttacctcctgtcatgtgactttttacgtcctgtcatgtgacctgtcaaGTGACCTGTAACGTCCTGTCAAGTGACCTGTAacgtcctgtcatgtgacctgttacgtcctgtcatgtgacctgtcatgtgacctgttacTTCCTGTCATGTGACTGAACAGAAAGCAGTGAGGAGGATCACAGTAAGGACGCATCAGCTCTGCAGGATAacagttctcctgcaggaggcgcAGCAGAGTCTGAACAGAAGCCCAGCACTACGGCATCATGGGTAATGCACCAGATggttctttacattttgtctttctgcctctatcattctctctctctcacttgtctgtctctctctctgtgtgcaggagAAGCAGACAGACGACTGTCTCTCCTTCAGGACTCGTCCCACCTTCTTCTATCGCAGGTGAGATCAGATTCATTTCAGATTCATTTCAGATTCATTTCAGATCTGGAGAAAATGCAGCTTTCagcatgtttttgtttccatgACGACAGGAAGCGAGCactaaggtcaaaggtcatctgTAAGCAGTATGCAGCCGGTAACCTTGACgatagcagcagcagtgacatcacCGGGTGGGACTGAGCTCAACTGGGATCACATGATCAAATCTGAGCATcactgatgatgaagatgatgtcaGAATAATTATCAGATTATTGACGATTGATTTCGTAGTAAAAGTGTCTAATcacagttataataataataattataatgaatcAATAAAGTATTAACTGAAAAACGTGAGTCTCTTGTaattttgtgtgggtgtgtgtgtgtttgtgtgtgtctgtgtttgtgagatcAGAATGTACAATTTTCTCTGTGGACCATGAAGGTGTCACAGGCTGGTTGTCATGGTGACAGGTAAACAGATCAAAGCCGTTTCCAGTGGACTGTTCGATGCTCAGGTGGGTCAATCGTACCGGTGGTAACCCGGGTCAGTGAGAccaggtgtgagtgtgagttcTTGTTTATGATAACTAGTATCTGTGTCACGTCAACCCTTCGATACTCAAGCTATCGGTCAGAAATGACCGGTGTTCATTTCCTGTGATCTTTCATCATGGCGGGATGTTTCTTGGCTTTGTTCTTTTACAggttcttcttccttcttcaaAGGAGCCGTCTTCAGGCAGCAGAGCTGGATTCCaagaccacccccccccccaactccagcttgatcctGTAGAACAAGGTCTAGGTCCTCAGCATCAGAGATTtcacactcctcttcctcatcctgttcTTCATCCAGCATCTTGGTGACCATGTCAATCGTAAGTTTGAAAAGATGCAGCCAGACTAACACTCTGGATAGAGACAACCAGATGCTTATCAATCATTCTGTTAAGTCTATGAAGTATTAACTGTTATATTTGGAGTTTTATCTTGTTGATTGTTATGCTTAGCTAGCCACTTTTCAGCTAGTTAGCTTCAAAAAAAGCTAACTAGCTGAAAAGAGAgttgaatatcccttgtatgttCTAAGGAGGGTGTTAGCATGTGTTAGTGGGCACCAGCTGCACCTTAGTGCCCTCATGTGCTGTGGCCTTGAAATCAATGATACAGGTCGACCTTGAGAGTTCGttgaggctaaaggtaaatccGACAGGCTCCTGGCTTTTATAGCTGCACAATGAAAGTatatgaaaaccatgtggccgcTCAGTACATCAGACAGCGTTAcctctttccctttttaaactaaacactttttcctttttaataataAGACaagatagggttagggttgcctTCTGCTAGTTAATGTAATGGATGTTCGTGACCACCAGATGTTAGGGACATGTCTTCAGTACCTTAGTGTCCCTCAGGTGTTTCAGCCTTGTAATCACCAGACGCCCTCTTCTGAGGCCGGACCCCCACAGGCTGATCTGGGAGCATCCTGGGGCCCAGTCTGGATcgttcctcctgatccagagctGTTGGCTGCAGCGGTCTTCAGTGTGTGATGTTTCTGTCATGGTCTGGAGCAGGACCTGTCCATGGAGCCCAGATCTTTGAGCAACCTGATGGTGGATGTTGGAATGAAACTTCTGCAGCCGACCTCCAGAGGTCAAACCACTGCTCTCGAAAGTCTCCTTGCTCTGCCTCAAAGGCCATGTCTGCATCGCAGCATGTTCCTCTTGTTCATCACCATGTTCCTCACAGGGTTCTGTCAGTTCTACCAAGGAGACGTGGAGCAGGGTGTTGGACCAGAGCATCAGGTCTCAGGTGGTAGTGACAATATGTGATGGGACTGGGAGCTGCTGGCCCACGTCCACCAACAGCTCCCAGACTCAGGCTTCCTCTAAATACTGAATGATGAAATTCATTCACTGCAAAGATATTGAAAATCAAAGCTGAGCCGGGTCACTGTTGTCCCATGTTGTCTATCAAAGGGTTAATGTAGCTttgtctgactgtgtctctgtgtctgtaggTTCAACTGTCCAGGTCTCTGTTCTCTGGACAGAGTGACACGAGGACAGACTGTCTGTCTGCGGAGGACAGCATCACACAGTGCAGCAGGTAGACAGGCACATAGACACTGAGGTGTAGAGACAGTCTCAAGCTGTTGACATTGTTGTGTCTCTCAGgtagttgtgttgtttgtccaGCAGGGGACAGCAGGTggtggatgatgatgatatcaGCAGTCTTCCTCACACTGTGGGTTCGTATTTAATGATGAAGAACTTCAGACATTCCACTGAGCTCAGTTTGATATGAAATCGGAGTGAGAGTGTCATGTGACGACCAATCACAGCCGgagctcctcctctttatttCAGTGGTCGACAGTCCGAGCTCTGACATCATCGAACGTCTGACGGAGAAAAGGCGGAAAAAACATGAAGTGGCTCTGAAGCAGCTGGAAGCTGAGCTGACACAACTCAGTCAGGTagaacacacatatataaatatgtatatatatatcacaggTTATACATGTTATACTTCTCCGTAAGTGAAGCTTTAATATCTCAGATACAgaagctgccatcttgttgGGATGATGTCATCTACAGTccgagtctgtgcagcagtgatggtGGTATCGaggccccgcccacacacactctcaaccACCCTGAGTCTCAGTTGTCATCATGACgtattcaaaccaaactgatcagaaacacttgaacaaacatttatttaacatctattttgattctttaattttctccatgtcccgtctgctaacgtggaggaggttcatgacctgtactgcagctagccaccagggggaaataGATAGATGTCATGCCatccatgtttatttacagtctttgatacacacacacacacacacacaagttcacaGGCTCCGCCCTCTACTTTTTCAGTTGTGTGATGCTCAGGTGATGTCTATCAGTCGGGAAATCACGTCATctctacaggaagtgaaggtccAACCGAAGACACCTGAAggcccccccacacctcccatctgcctgcaggtaaacacacagtgaacataTATCTGCTATCTGTAAGTGTTTATCTGTATaacatatatatgaatatgttgTGTGGCAGCAGCTAGAGGACGAGATGAAAAGAATCATTGAGCTGAAACACAAATTGACAGAATGTGAGAGTCAGTGCATCCGGCAGGTGAGCTCcctcagggtcaaaggtcaacacttAGGTTTCATCAGGGTCACCTTCtaacagctgtgtgtttgtagatCAGAGCTGTGCTGAGGAAatactgccacctgctggagaaGATCAGCTTCCTGCTGCCACCTGACGTCCACAGACTGATCCACAGCATAGCCACGGTAACTTCTGACCTCTGGGTCCAACATTtacacatctcctcctcagggaAGGTTGACAGTTCAGTCCCTCTTCCTCCCGTGTGGTTATTTGctgatttaaataaagactATAAATTGTTTTTGATTCAGCTGTTCAGTCTCACTGGACCACAGAACCTCCGGCtgcacattcaaacacaagGATCCAAGAGCCATTGAACCTTCATGAGTGGTGGAGTTTAtgaagggagggatggaggtgtAATGGATGCTTTATATTAATGCATCCTCTAGGTTTAGAAGTAAAGCTTAAGGCCTTCCTTTGGTCTGCTGCAGTGTCTCAAACAAAGGGagacactgccccccccctctctagtCTCCTCCCCTGTGAGTCTCAGAAGAAACATTAGAACTTGAGATGTTTTATATAATCACCTGAAAGAAGACTCTAACAGTATGGTCACAAGAAAGACCTGGAATCTATAGTTTATGTTTATAATAGAATCATATTCTGACCCTGTTCTGAATTTTAAATGGTCATTAAATGTATCAGGACGCATCAATATTATTAAATGGACACATCATCATCGTCCACGTCCAGAACATTTGTCCTCTGAGGACCTGAGGAGCCCTGACacacttctcctctgtctctgtgtcagaTGGTGAACCAGTCGCTGCTGGTGAACCGTCGCAAGGTCGCCCGTCTACTGCTGCTGACACCAGCATGACCAGCAGGTGGGTGGAGGTTCAGGCTATAGAcaggtccacacaggtggaggttcaggctatagacaggtccacacaggtggagaatcaggttatagacaggtccacacaggtggaggtTCAGGCTATAGACAGGTCCACACAAGTGGAGAATCAGGTTATAGAcaggtccacacaggtggaggtTCAGTATATAGACAGGTCCACACTGATGGAGGTTCAGTCTATAGAcaggtccacacaggtggaggtTCAGGCTATAGACAGGTCTacacaggtggagaatcaggttatagacaggtccacacaggtggagaatcagGTTATAGACAGGTCCACAAAGGTGGAGGTTCAGGCTATAGAcaggtccacacaggtggaggttcaggctatagacaggtccacacaggtggagaatcaggttatagacaggtccacacaggtggagaatcagGTTATAGACgggtccacacaggtggagaatcagGCTATAGACgggtccacacaggtggaggtTCAGGCTATAGACAGGTCTACACAGGTGGAGGTTCAGGCTATAGACAGGTCTACACAGGTGGAGGTTCAGGCTAAAGACAGGTCAacacaggtggagaatcaggttatagacaggtccacacaggtggaggttcaggttatagacaggtccacacaggtggagaatcaggttatagacaggtccacacaggtggagaatcagGTTATAGACgggtccacacaggtggagaatcagGTTATAGACgggtccacacaggtggagaatcagGCTATAGACgggtccacacaggtggaggtTCAGGCTATAGACAGGTCTACACAGGTGGAGGTTCAGGCTATAGACAGGTCTACACAGGTGGAGGTTCAGGCTAAAGACAGGTCAacacaggtggagaatcaggttatagacaggtccacacaggtggaggttcaggttatagacaggtccacacaggtggagaatcaggttatagacaggtccacacaggtggagaatcagGTTATAGACGGGTGcacacaggtggagaatcagGCTATAGACGGGTCCACACAGATGGAGGTTCAGTCTATAGACgggtccacacaggtggaggtTCAGGCTATAGACAGGTCTacacaggtggagaatcaggttatagacaggtccacacaggtggagaatcagGTTATAGACGGGTGcacacaggtggagaatcagGCTATAGACGGGTCCACACAGATGGAGGTTCAGTCTATAGACgggtccacacaggtggaggtTCAGGCTATAGACAGGTCTacacaggtggagaatcaggttatagacaggtccacacaggtggagaatcagGTTATAGACgggtccacacaggtggaggttcaggctatagacaggtccacacaggtggagaatcaggttatagacaggtccacacaggtggaggttcaggctatagacaggtccacacaggtggagaatcaggttatagacaggtccacacaggtggaggtTCAGTATATAGACAGGTCCACACTGATGGAGGTTCAGTCTATAGACgggtccacacaggtggaggtTCAGGCTATAGACAGGTCTacacaggtggagaatcaggttatagacaggtccacacaggtggagaatcagGTTATAGACAGGTCAACACAGGTGGAGGTTCAGGCTATAGAcaggtccacacaggtggaggttcaggctatagacaggtccacacaggtggagaatcaggttatagacaggtccacacaggtggagaatcagGTTATAGACgggtccacacaggtggagaatcagGCTATAGACgggtccacacaggtggaggtTCAGGCTATAGACAGGTCTACACAGGTGGAGGTTCAGGCTATAGACAGGTCTACACAGGTGGAGGTTCAGGCTAAAGACAGGTCAacacaggtggagaatca belongs to Platichthys flesus chromosome 3, fPlaFle2.1, whole genome shotgun sequence and includes:
- the ccdc180 gene encoding coiled-coil domain-containing protein 180 isoform X2, which translates into the protein MSIVQLSRSLFSGQSDTRTDCLSAEDSITQCSRGQQVVDDDDISSLPHTVVVDSPSSDIIERLTEKRRKKHEVALKQLEAELTQLSQLCDAQVMSISREITSSLQEVKVQPKTPEGPPTPPICLQQLEDEMKRIIELKHKLTECESQCIRQIRAVLRKYCHLLEKISFLLPPDVHRLIHSIATMVNQSLLVNRRKVARLLLLTPA
- the ccdc180 gene encoding coiled-coil domain-containing protein 180 isoform X1 produces the protein MSIVQLSRSLFSGQSDTRTDCLSAEDSITQCSSRGQQVVDDDDISSLPHTVVVDSPSSDIIERLTEKRRKKHEVALKQLEAELTQLSQLCDAQVMSISREITSSLQEVKVQPKTPEGPPTPPICLQQLEDEMKRIIELKHKLTECESQCIRQIRAVLRKYCHLLEKISFLLPPDVHRLIHSIATMVNQSLLVNRRKVARLLLLTPA
- the card9 gene encoding caspase recruitment domain-containing protein 9 isoform X2; amino-acid sequence: MDSVSEDDFCWLQLDDFRMLLIKTIEPSRITPYLRQCQVICAEDEEQLFNDPALVIRRRKVGALLDILQRTGVKGYTAFLESLELDYPQLYSRITGKEPNKTFSILIDTAGESGLTQFLMSELSRLQRALQEERRRRQMACSVAKEQEAWSQQQQLRDQELRKLTERVQKVREERERLSVEVKQLRDHNYSLMADINTLNQERSNALLANRDLQIEVERLKNSVLQAEGQTRLLRRRTLRPLQESRSLALSSETFFHPNRGEEKREESKEEKTTDKKKEEKEGVTPPQMNLVTTVLRLRRDLHRAEDQNSRSLEEKEDLELCCTQLKGDTRMYRQRNKQTLRQLEEVIRERDKALSSWAEQQEEVRLLLQEKDHYREQVRQLTEQSDGLEILLLRSQGEGLQRSTCLLQKAVRRITVRTHQLCRITVLLQEAQQSLNRSPALRHHGRSRQTTVSPSGLVPPSSIAGSEH
- the ccdc180 gene encoding coiled-coil domain-containing protein 180 isoform X3 produces the protein MSIVQLSRSLFSGQSDTRTDCLSAEDSITQCSSRGQQVVDDDDISSLPHTVVVDSPSSDIIERLTEKRRKKHEVALKQLEAELTQLSQLCDAQVMSISREITSSLQEVKVQPKTPEGPPTPPICLQLEDEMKRIIELKHKLTECESQCIRQIRAVLRKYCHLLEKISFLLPPDVHRLIHSIATMVNQSLLVNRRKVARLLLLTPA
- the card9 gene encoding caspase recruitment domain-containing protein 9 isoform X1; protein product: MDSVSEDDFCWLQLDDFRMLLIKTIEPSRITPYLRQCQVICAEDEEQLFNDPALVIRRRKVGALLDILQRTGVKGYTAFLESLELDYPQLYSRITGKEPNKTFSILIDTAGESGLTQFLMSELSRLQRALQEERRRRQMACSVAKEQEAWSQQQQLRDQELRKLTERVQKVREERERLSVEVKQLRDHNYSLMADINTLNQERSNALLANRDLQIEVERLKNSVLQAEGQTRLLRRRTLRPLQESRSLALSSETFFHPNRGEEKREESKEEKTTDKKKEEKEGVTPPQMNLVTTVLRLRRDLHRAEDQNSRSLEEKEDLELCCTQLKGDTRMYRQRNKQTLRQLEEVIRERDKALSSWAEQQEEVRLLLQEKDHYREQVRQLTEQSDGLEILLLRSQGEGLQRSTCLLQWERSESSDEEEEPREKTVEESSEEDHSKDASALQDNSSPAGGAAESEQKPSTTASWEKQTDDCLSFRTRPTFFYRRKRALRSKVICKQYAAGNLDDSSSSDITGWD